A segment of the Thermothelomyces thermophilus ATCC 42464 chromosome 7, complete sequence genome:
TCGCGAAGAGATCGATCTGTGCAGAGGAACCCAAAGTTTGTCAAGCAGTTAAGATTCAGGGAACCAGGCAGGTGCCATGCTTCAGGGAATGACGCTGATGCAGGGGTCCAGCCACCCCGTGGGCCCGGACCTGCAACCAGTTACACCTTGGAAGTTCAAGGTCGGCTCTGGACAGAACTCCCGAATACGTGTTCGCATCACTTGATAACGAAGTCCGCTGAATCGAAAACGAAATATAATGATGCTCTGAAGGTGGCGGATGGCCCGTTCCTGAATCATCGCGTAACCAAACGGAATGCTCCATTATCTGCTCCTAAAGATGGCATCCCGCCTCCGCCCTCACCACACACCCCACCGTCTAGTAACCGTGTCATGATATACCCGTGGCCCTGGGCTTTACTATACAGGATCTCTGCGGCTTATTCCCGTCGCAATCTCAGATCGATCACTCCTCCTTGACGCCACCGCGACCGGCCCGCTCAGCAGCCTCAACTGCCTTCTTATCGGCCTGGGCGGGCCCGTTCTGGAGGCCACTCATAAAACCCGCAGGCTGCTTGAAAGGCCTCTTCAGGTCGCCGACCGCTGGCTGGCCCCATACGTGGATCTTGGCCAGGTTCGACTCAAGCGCACCTTTGAGCGGAATGATGCTCTGAATGAGCAGAGGGTTGGTGTACTTGAAGTAAAGGTGCATCACGCCCATCATGAGGACACCCATGCCCTGAGAGCGTATGAGGTTCTTGAGCTGGCTAAGGTCGTAGGCGTGCACGGTCGTGGTGACGAGCTTGCCCTCTTCACTCGAGCCCATCGGTGCCGGCTCGACGTACTTAAGCGTCGTCATGTCTATCGAGGGTCACAATTAGCTGTTCTGAATTCCCAATAACGCACGGCGAATGCCCCCGCGCGCGCGTGCGCGCGTGATTCCCCTGATGGGTTGTCCCAACGTACCCTTCTTCTTGTCGATAACGGATTTTATGTAAAGGTAGATGCTAAGGACGATCAAGTTGCTAGCGACATAGACGGCGCGGCAGATGTTGAGCACATTCGGATCATCGAAAGGAATCCTCTTCGCGACCTGCATCATTCCGAGAATGATGATCAGGTTTGTTCTGCGCCAAAACCCACGTTAGCATTCCCATGGTCCATCTCGATTGCATGTGCTGGCTCGATCGGGGAGGGGGTTGGGCGTGTCCGTACACTTGGGGGCTGAGGCCGGCCATTTTAGCTTGCGTAGATCGCGCGCAGCGAGATTGACTCGATCTTGTCCAAGGAGTGGGTTGCGGCGACAGGTTTTGCGAGCTGCGAACCGGAAGGTATCAGGGGGGATGCCGCGAGATTTTCAGTATCTAGAGATTTCCCCACAAATGGGAGGCTGCTGTAGACACGCAATGGGCCCGTGGGCTATTTTTTTGACTCGGCGACCGAGAGCTTACTTGTCAAAAAGGGGTCTTGGGCAGCTCCACTTGCAGTTCCAAGCCCGCCCACATTGTTCCTGGGCGTTGGGGCGCTTCCCTCGCTCTCCCTACCAACCGGGACTGGCCTCAATGATTTCCAAGCGCTGCCGCGGACCCACCAGGGACGAGAAAAGACCACGTTCCCGCTTTCTCTCTGTGGGGGTTGTATTGCAATGGATACACTACAtacataatccgtacagtggTGCCCGATGTCCTCCGCTACGGAGTAGTAGGGGACTGTACGAAATACGCAGGATGCAACTCAGCTGATCAGAAATACCTGTAATACATAGGTATATACTACGTTAAAACGTAGTGTAAGGAAACCGTCCTAGATGGGGCAGTCAACTGGCCCCACTTGATAAGCAGCCAGCCTTGTCGACCTAGACGCCAGCACGCCTGTCTCGAAACTTGGCTTTAGTCAAAGGTTGTTGTTAAGAAAGTTGCTCTTATGAAGATATCAAAGAACAAGGTCATGCTTGCGGCGGCAATTATACCCTCTATGCGAGTGCCCAGTCTGGTACGATGAATTCGCATTGCCCTTTTTACTAGGGGCCAGACAAACCGACAAACCTAATTATTACCTACCTAGGGACCCGGTAATTAGGTAGCTGAGTGCACACCGAATTgtaagtttcgactcgttGCTAGCGTAGTGAACGGGGAGATCAAGGCAGGCAGAAGACAGGTAGTCATGTAGCTTGTTTCGGACATAACCAAACATCTAATTAAGAGAGGGGCGATGGTCTTCGGCTGTCGTTGAAAAGTCAGGTTGGAAGAACTCTAAGTGTAAATTATTCTGTCTTCTCAACCTAACTATAAAGAAGGTAAGAAAGAATAAAAACAAAACTTCGCGATCGTACTTGGCCACTGTTATATTAGAGCGTGGAATCATATGATTAGACAGCTTGAGCCTAAACCTATAGTAGAGTATATTAGCTGAGTCTTCTGAACCTATCTCCTACTTAGCTTCCAGGAAAATGTGCGCACAACATAAGTAGTTGTCTCCAGTTTTAGATCGCCGGAACGCCAAAAAAATTCAAGGAATTCGAGATTGCCTAAATAAAGAAGCTCCAACGTCCCCTCTTCAGCGAAACGTTAATGGCGTGGAATGTCGCTTCAAGTCAGTTGAGAGAACCCGACACTTAATTTCTCTGGTGCCTGAACTAACGTTTTTTATCCTTATACTCTGCCGCTTTATGAGAACAAACTCCGTATCAATAGAGACCGAGTTGATACATGAGCTGTCAATCCACCCTCTTCTCGTCTCGACCTAAGACAGGAGGAGACGGAGTTATCACAGCCAAAGCGGGATGCCTGTAATCTATATGGTGTTCATACATACCTAGACTGGACAGCTTGATGGTATTCCTCCTCTCTGGAGTTACCACAGGTTTTACCTATCGAGCTTTCCACCCTCCCCTTTTTTCCCCCCCTTGCTGCTGGCCGAACTAGGTCAGGTGAGGATAGCCCCTAAAAGCCcaaatataatatatatttattgGGGCTGCTGCTTCTTCATTTCTAGAGATGGCGGATCCGCTTAACAACAGATCGGAAAGCAAGAGTTGTAGACAGAGAGCCATTATCACTACGGGCGTTGGCCAACGCCAGAAGATAATTACATACTTCCGCAATGGCATATATGTGCGGACAGTACCAATGTGATTTTGTTTCATCTATCACGCTGCCTTATTCACCGTGGCACGAGCAGCTGGCCAGTTATGCAGGGAAGCACCAACGGATTCATGGGGAGCTTTGTGACGTTGCTCTGCCTAGAGAGATGGGACCGGACATACcctccgcggccgccgcaaATAATCACAAAATCCAAACCTCGACACGCCTCCGAGAACTCGAGACGGACTGCCGGACGTCTCATCCCAGCAACGCGGATTTTGCCGCGCATCGGGAAAAGTCAGGGTAGTAACCTACTGGGTTGTCCTTCAGCCGGCAAGATCGGCGGATCTAAGACGACCCCCATGATTGTCAGACACAGACCTACAGAATCTTTCCCCACCGTGCCCTTCCACCCACCGCCCTCCTCGATTTGCTTCTGACTACAGGACCAAATGTGTAGGTCCAGGCAGACGCCGGGCCAGCCATCCCGACATTTCTGACAAGGCTGACAGCCCCTGGTCCACGCATGGTAACCTTTCCCTGGTCGAATAACTCAAGATACCGCCCGGTGTTCGCGGGTGAAAGTCAGGGAAGCCAAGAAGAGGATAGAGTGCACCATCAGTCCATGCGAGCTTCCATGCAACCAATCTTCACTCCTCCCCTGACGTTGTTCGCCAAGTAGTGGTGCTGCGTAGAAAGCCCCTCCCAGTGCAGAGGCAGCAATTTCATCAGCAAATGCAACCTCGTTCCTGCGCCCAGGCCGAGGTTCACCAATAGGAAGGTGCAAGATTTACCGGACAGACCGATATGGTAGGACTGAGGACCCGGCGCGTCAGCATCATGAGGGGAAGAGGAGCGAGGGGGCTCGGGGAGAAGGCGCGAGGTAGGAAACCTGGGAACTTAATACTATGAGCAGGCTGCCAGTGTAGCTTTAATCTATCCCCCTGGCTACCTGGGAGGGTTTCCCCGCTCCGGTAAATTTGAGAGGATGCACCCCGTACATGCTTCGTTGGGTCGAGCCGTGGCGTGCTTACAGCCGGTGTGCCACGTTTTTGGCGGGTTCCCCCAGTCTCGGCTAATAGAATTCCCCGACTTCCATTTGGCAGAGAAGCTTTCGAGAAAGAAATCTCCGCATCCGAGTCTGGGGAAATTGTGGAGGAGGTTGCaccaagtaatccgtacttcgAGAGACACCGTGTGAGATTCCCACGAACCCTTGTATCCTGACAAGGGGCGGTCGTGGTTCTGGGGAAGAGCAGGGGATCTATCTCGAAAGAGGGGAAACAGATCTGAGTTGGAAGGTTTAAAGAGGGTTCACAACTCTGAAATCCTCGTCCGCATCGGTCAGATGGACGTAAACTCAGTTCGCCCACTCGCACTCGCCTGCTTCTGTTGACTTCCTCGCCGAGCCTATCCCCTTGTCTGGTCTGCTGTGTTTCGGTCGTTTGTGTCGGGCAGCATGCAAGTTGCTTCAAAGTTGGTAGCCGTCACTGGCGGTGCCCTGGCGCTCTGTAAGTAGAGGAACAAACCCCCCAGCCAGTAGTGGCCGTCACCACTCAAGAGCCAAAGAGCCACTGGATGCTTGTCTGCACGCATATACCCGTTGCTGACCTTATTTACCTCCCCTTAACCTCTCCTACCTCAGGGCTACATCCAGTGGCAGCACAGGAAGGATGTACCAACATCTCCTCCACCGAGACGTACGATTACATCGTTGTGGGATCCGGTGCTGGCGGTATCCCTGTTGCGGATCGCCTGAGCGAAGCTGGCCACAAGGTTCTCCTGATCGAGAAGGGTCCGCCGTCGACGGGGAGATGGGGTGGAATAATGAAACCGGAGTGGCTAATCGGTACGAACCTGACCCGCTTCGACGTCCCGGGTCTCTGCAACCAGATCTGGGCCGACCCAACCGGGGCCATCTGCACCGACGTCGACCAGATGGCGGGGTGTATGCTAGGAGGAGGGACAGCGGTCAACGCCGGACTGTGGTGGAAGCCGCACCCTGCCGACTGGGACGTCAACTTCCCCGAGGGTTGGCACAGCGAGGACATGGCGGAGGCCACAGAACGCGTGTTTGAGCGGATCCCCGGCACCATCACCCCGTCGATGGACGGCAAGCGGTACCTCTCGCAGGGCTTCGACATGCTGGGCGGCAGCCTCGAAGCTGCCGGCTGGGAGTACCTCGTCCCCAACGAGCACCCGGACAGGAAGAACCGCACATACGGGCACAGCACCTTCATGTACTCGGGCGGAGAGAGGGGCGGGCCCCTGGCCACATACCTCGTCTCGGCGGTTCAGCGCGAGGGCTTTACGCTGTGGATGAACACGACTGTGACGCGCATCATCCGGGAAGGCGGCCATGCTACGGGCGTCGAGGTGCAGTGCAGCAACAGCGAGGCAGGTCAGGCCGGCATCGTCCCGCTCACCCCCAAGACCGGCCGGGTTATTGTCTCCGCGGGAGCATTCGGCTCGGCGAAGCTGCTCTTCCGAAGTAGGTTCTTGGAGTCTTCCGCCTTCCTGCCGGGGGTGGGCAGTGGGCCTCGGAGAGGTTGGTGATCTTGTTGGCAAGAAAGGCTGACAGGATTCACGCCAGGCGGTATCGGACCGAAGGACCAACTCAATATTGTCAAGAACTCAACCGATGGGCCTAGCATGATTTCGGAGGACCAGTGGATCGAATTG
Coding sequences within it:
- a CDS encoding cellobiose dehydrogenase produces the protein MQVASKLVAVTGGALALWLHPVAAQEGCTNISSTETYDYIVVGSGAGGIPVADRLSEAGHKVLLIEKGPPSTGRWGGIMKPEWLIGTNLTRFDVPGLCNQIWADPTGAICTDVDQMAGCMLGGGTAVNAGLWWKPHPADWDVNFPEGWHSEDMAEATERVFERIPGTITPSMDGKRYLSQGFDMLGGSLEAAGWEYLVPNEHPDRKNRTYGHSTFMYSGGERGGPLATYLVSAVQREGFTLWMNTTVTRIIREGGHATGVEVQCSNSEAGQAGIVPLTPKTGRVIVSAGAFGSAKLLFRSGIGPKDQLNIVKNSTDGPSMISEDQWIELPVGYNLNDHVGTDIEIAHPDVVFYDYYGAWDEPIVEDTERYVANRTGPLAQAAPNIGPIFWETIKGSDGVSRHLQWQARVEGKLNSSRSRGRMTITRRLNTVVSTPPYLRDEYDREAVIQGIANLRESLKGVANLTWITPPSNVTVEDFVDSIPATPARRCSNHWIGNPSAAIVIAAEYAAAKILALPAPEDAAS